The sequence below is a genomic window from Chaetodon trifascialis isolate fChaTrf1 chromosome 18, fChaTrf1.hap1, whole genome shotgun sequence.
TCAGGTacataaaaaatgcatgaaactGAATTCTGGAAATAACAAATAGTGCCTTAAAGCTTGTCTGTCATTCAGCATGTCAGGAGGAACCAAACTGTATTtaatcagacaaaaaaaaaacgtataAAATCAGTCAGTATGCAGTGATGCACGCGAACACAatcaaaataaaagagagagagaagggaatTGAAACTTCTGCCTCTTCCTTTAGATCTACCTCAGCAACTCAGACTTTCCCTTCGGCGCAGATCTAAATCCGTCTCGCTGTTCCCCAATCTGGGAGAAAAAGTATCACAACTGACCTGAAATCAACATCTAGGAGCAAAACTTATCCTGCTCCTGGTTTAGGTGTTGTTTGGGCCGGCGGCTGACAGCTAGGTCGAAGTGGCGCTCTTGGCTGCGCCTGGGGAGGAGCTCATCTGCTGGGGGGCGGAGGGTTGGACGGAGGAGGCTGTAAGAGCGCTGCCTCCCGAAACAGTCTGGgccccctctccttcctcagcGCCTGCTTCGCCATCCTCGTCCTCTTCgtcctcatcttcatcgtctgtagaaagcagagggagggaaatgaAAATCAAGATTACTACAAGTCTGAGCTGTTGGCAGAAGGCTGCTGCCGTCGCCCACTCCGTGCCTTCACCTTGGATGAAGTCAATGCTGCGCAGGGCCTTGCCCTCTTTCTTGAACTCCACGTTGTAGTGATCCATGTTCTCATAGCCGCGCTCAACTTTGTCCAGGTGTGCTGTACTGGACGCGTCTGCGATCCTGAATGCAGAAGGTGCACTTAGTATATTTataggggaaaaaaatcacccTCAAAAAGTCAATGCCACACATGTTTTATAGCATCAATCTGTGATGTTTAGCACATTCCTCAAGTTATTTTGGGATGCCACAGCTTAAGGTAGCTGTGAATTACTTTTGACAGCTCCAGGTGAGCAGGTGTGATCTTGCTGCATTAGGCTGGTGGTTTTGTGCGTGGTAAATCATTCACaagaagatgaaaacaaaaaccctGCAAACAACAAAATAGCCCCGAAAAAACATACTCAGTGGTAATTACAGTGTTTAGTCAGAGAACAAACATAgcagacatactgtattttctctTGTCAGTGTAGTTattaatgcagaaaaacatgcacTCACATTTTGAGGAGAGGCTTTGTGTTCTGAAggaaacaagagaaagaaagactaAATATCCAGCTTATACATAAAATATTGATAATTGCAAAAACTTTATGTTAAATCTGAACCACATTTCCTTATTTGACTCTGACCTGTAGAAATAAAGCCATCTCCGGCTCCTCCATAGTCTGGATCCCCTTCTCCACGATCTTACAGCTCTCCTCCAGATGGTCTCCGTACTTCCTGGTCAGGCCCCGGATATAGTTCACCTTCTCTTCCTGTTCGGCCGTCACCTTCTGActcatctccctcttcttctcctccaggaTGGAGTAGAGCTGGTCGAACTTCTCGCACACCAGAGTCTTCTGCCTCCGACCATTCTCCTATACATGCATGAGGAGACACATGCACGCAGATGGAGAAAGACTTTGAAAGTCGGTACATATTAATCATTCTTCACAGTCATGTAGGTGAGAAATGTATGTAAGTGCAAAACCAATAGCTTTCTGTGCACGGCTGTGTAATTACTGTAAACTACAAATATTCTTGTTAGCCATCCGGTGATGCCATATGTGCAGGGAGAGCAGCGAAGCTCATTCTGCATGTCCGTCCTGAGTGACGCCACTGAGGGTGACACACGGGACACTGGagccactccagcttcctcccttCTATGTCCAACTGTGGCACGTGAACCATAGGAAAGCTGTCTGTTCCCCCTCCATCAATTACGCCACTCATTTTTTAATGTCAATGTGCCGGAGGCAGAACGGAGTGAGCTGCTAAGTGCATGTagaagaaaatgtggaaaagagAGAGTAACATGGATGGAGGCaccaaaacattcattttccacCTCTCCGTCTTAATCTCGTCGACAGATAAAAGCAGCGAGAGTGGCGGTGACAAGGACGCATTACGTCTGTTTGTATGTCTGCGCAGGTGAGTGCAGGCGCATTAGTGTGTGCATGGAGCGAGTGCTTGCTGCGTGAGTGAGCGGACAGGCACTGCAGCAGTTGGACACTGACCTCTATGGCACGACACGCTTCCTCTAGCTGACTAATGATGCCTTGCATCCTGTCGTTGTTACCAACAATCATGGCAATCCCGTCACTCAGCTCCGTCTGGGGGGGCAAGGACACGGCAGAGTAAATACCTGACATGTGAGTAAATATGCTTCAAGCTGAAGTATGGTCGgactgacattttcatgtttcacaaaCACCTCTATCGATCTGTCAGGCCTCACCTTCTTTGTCTGGTATATGGTGCTGATGGGTGCCACCTCGCAGTCTTTGTGAACTCCAAACACCTTGCACATGGAGCATGTGGGCACGCTGTGGGTCACGCAGTAAATGTTGATCTTTTCTTCCTCGTGAACGTCACACATGGGcacctcttccttcctctccggCGCTGGCTTGCTGCTGTTGAGGTTTAAAGAAAACGGCAGTGTCCTCCTGTCAAGGCCGTACATTCCAGTGCATATTGATGCGACGTGTCATGTCAGTTTGATAATGTCACAGGTACACGTCTCAGCAGTTTATCGATGGTCCATCAGTCTTGCCTTGCCACGCACATTGACTGCTGGCCCTGTAATCAATACATCACCACAACACGGTGCAGCACACAGGTGTAGGTGCAGATATATGGCGCTATATCTaatttctattctcttctatcTTTTATGAACAGCTCCAACTACCTGTTCATTGTCAATACAACGCTTCACTTAGCTGAGCATCCAGAGCGTATGAGTGTTGTGGATCTTATGTCATATAAGCCTTCTGGCTATACAGCCAACGACTCAGATTAAGCAAATCATCTCTGTAGATAGATGACTAAAACTAGAAACCTCTTGTCATCCACTCCAGCTTTCTGACTCAACTGCTTCACTTCAAGCCATCACACCATCAGTTTATCCTTATTCTCCTTTACCATCTCCATCCACTTCCCTCAGGGTTAAAGACAgctttgactaataaagagagtgcatctgtgtgtcagATCAGTCTCACCTGCTGGACTCCTGCTTGAACATGTCGATGATATTCTCCACCAGCAGGTTCCTCTGCAGACCGTAAACACCATGTCTGTCCAGAACCACCTCGTGTCTGCAGGACGGGCATCGGAAGCGGCCACCGGATGTCAGTGAGCCACCTCTTGTTGGAAGGTACGGATTTGAGGCCTGTGAACAGTCACAATTCAAAGCCTAAATTTAGCACAATGGCACAGGGCTTTAACAGATTCATCTCAAATGAAGTTATCGTAACGAAGGCTCAGGAATCGGACCACGCCAAGCTCTCTCCCCCACTCAAAATTTGGTTCATGATAATGAGTGTAACCCTGTGACCAAATCTCAAAAGACTTCAAACCTCCAGATTGCAATTTCTTTTTAATGAGGGCACTAAGATCACAACTCTGATGCTGGTCATGCTCGTAAACACAGGCCTGTCTGTTAACTTATGATCAGCTGTACCACAAAAAATGCTTTGCTGTTTGAATCCATTTAACTACACATGAGGATATTATATGTCTGTAACTGATGCCATCCAGACTGGTTTGGCCTCTCCTATATCACAAATGTAGGGCAAGATCATAACATATAAGTGGTTCAGATGGCACAGACTGTTAGCTGGAGATGCTTATATAAAACGTCAGTGCTCCTCAAATTTAGAACTACTTTTCCCTTAATACCAGACATAAATGAGTGCTTACCTGGAAAATATCGTTGGCACATTTCCTGCAGAGGTTGTGCTGGCAGGGTAAGATAACCACAGGCTTTGTAAACATCTCCAGGCATATGGGACAAATCAGCTGTTTCTCCAAGTTGTCCATTTTGT
It includes:
- the trim55b gene encoding tripartite motif-containing protein 55b; its protein translation is MNKMDNLEKQLICPICLEMFTKPVVILPCQHNLCRKCANDIFQASNPYLPTRGGSLTSGGRFRCPSCRHEVVLDRHGVYGLQRNLLVENIIDMFKQESSSSKPAPERKEEVPMCDVHEEEKINIYCVTHSVPTCSMCKVFGVHKDCEVAPISTIYQTKKTELSDGIAMIVGNNDRMQGIISQLEEACRAIEENGRRQKTLVCEKFDQLYSILEEKKREMSQKVTAEQEEKVNYIRGLTRKYGDHLEESCKIVEKGIQTMEEPEMALFLQNTKPLLKMIADASSTAHLDKVERGYENMDHYNVEFKKEGKALRSIDFIQDDEDEDEEDEDGEAGAEEGEGAQTVSGGSALTASSVQPSAPQQMSSSPGAAKSATST